In the genome of uncultured Pseudomonas sp., the window AACCCATACTGCATAGGCCGTCCCTACCGGCAAGGTGCGCACCGCGAGCGACAGCAGGTACAGACTGATAACGATGAATAGCCCGCAGTAAAGGCTGGGCCACAGGCGGGTGAAGCCTTCGGTTCGCGGGATTGCTGCGGCGTACATCACCTCGCAAACACCGGCCGCCAGCAAGACCATCCATGCACCATAAGTAGTCATATAAGCTCCTTTATATAAAACGCGATCACGCCGTGAGCAGCGCTTCATGCACCTCACTCAGCGAGATAATTGCTATGCAAAAAAAGGCCCGCCGAAGCGGGCCTTTTCGATAATCGATCGCAGCAGTGCTGGCACTACTGCGAATCGGCGTATCAACACTGCAGATCAGCGGCTAGTAGCTCTTGCCCGGAATCCAGCTGGTACCCGCCAGCGGCACACGGGCCATCGCCGCAGACTCTACGGTCAATGCCACCAGATCCTCAGGGTCGAGGTTGTGCAGGTGGGACTTACCGCAGGCCCGAGCCATGGTCTGGGCTTCCAGCACCAGCACGCGCAGGTAGTTAGCCAGGCGACGACCGCCCTCGATCGGATCCAGACG includes:
- a CDS encoding multidrug efflux SMR transporter; its protein translation is MTTYGAWMVLLAAGVCEVMYAAAIPRTEGFTRLWPSLYCGLFIVISLYLLSLAVRTLPVGTAYAVWVGIGALGTAIYGIAVLNEPAQLARLGCLGLIIAGVVGLKLVSTSTVV